The Bacteroides fragilis NCTC 9343 genome includes the window GAAAGAAGAACTGAAAGAAATGATCGATGAATTACATAAAAATCATATTTCCGTTTATCTGGATGTAGTACTGAATCATAAGGCAGGAGGTGATTTCACTGAAAAGTTCATAGTTGTAGAAGTCGATCCCAATGATAGAACCCAAGCATTAGGAAAACCGTTCGAAATACAGGGCTGGACCGGATACAGCTTCCATGGACGTAAGGATAAATATTCAGACTTCAAATGGCATTGGTATCATTTTTCAGGAACCGGTTTTGACGATGCCAAAAAGCGGAGTGGCATCTTCCAGATACAGGGTGAAGGCAAAGCGTGGAGCGAAGGGGTTGACAATGAAAATGGCAACTACGATTTCTTATTATGCAATGATATAGACCTGGATCATCCTGAAGTAGTCACCGAATTGAATCGTTGGGGAAAATGGGTTTCCAAAGAGCTGAACCTCGACGGAATGCGTCTGGATGCCATCAAACACATGAAAGACAAGTTCATTGCACAATTCCTGGATGCGGTAAGAAGCGAAAGAGGAGACAAATTCTACGCTGTTGGCGAATATTGGAATGGTGATTTGAACACACTCGATGCATACATAAAATCCGTGGGTCACAAAGTCAACCTATTTGATGTTCCATTACATTATAATTTATTCCAAGCATCACAAGAAGGCAAGAATTATGATCTGCAGAATATCCTAAAAAACACATTAGTCGGGCACCACTGTGATCTGGCAGTCACTTTTGTCGACAATCACGATTCGCAATCGGGCAGTTCCTTGGAATCACAAATAGAAGACTGGTTCAAACCATTGGCCTATGGTCTGATATTATTAATAAAAGACGGTTATCCTTGTTTGTTCTACGGAGATTATTATGGTGTCAAAGGAGAAAACTCACCTCATACCCAAATCATTAATATTCTTCTGGATGCCAGAAGAAAATATGCTTATGGCGATCAGATTGAGTATTTCGATCATCCTTCCGCCATTGGCTTTATTCGTACGGGAGATGAAGAACATGTCGGTTCCGGTTTAGTCTTTTTAATGTCTAATGATGAAGCCGGCAGTAAAAAGATGGATTTGGGCGAAGAACATAAAGGTGAAATATGGCATGAAATAACCGGAAATATTCAGCAAGAAATCACATTAGACGAAAAAGGAAGTGGAGAATTTTCTGTTAATACCCGTAATATTGCTGTTTGGATAAAAAAGAATTAAAATGGAAATCCATTCCGAAAGAAAGAAAAGACTTAGTTTATCCCTGCTTTTCAAAATAATAAAAGATACAGTTTGGGGATTCATAGACGACAGCGTTATGAGGTTGAGCGCTTCATTAGCCTATGCGACTTTGTTTTCAATTATTCCTTTTCTTTCCCTTCTAGTCACTGTCGGTGTCTTTTTCCATATGGATTTGGCCAATCAACTTTATGTCCAACTACAACCGATTGTGGGCCCTGAAGTTACCGAGGCCCTTCGTTCTATTATAGAAAATGCAGAAAATACAGACTCCTCCAGGTCGGCCGCCTTTGTCAGCTTAGGTATCTCTATTTTGGGTGCCACCACTATTTTTGCAGAAATACAAAGTTCATTAAATTCAATTTGGGGAATAAAAGCCGTCCCTAAAAAGAGCTGGCTTAAATTTATTAAAAACCGGATACTTTCTTTCTCAATAATACTTGTATTTGCCTTCATTCTCCTGATTACATTCACCATTACCAATATAATCGGAGAACTCAGTCAAAAATTCATCTTTAAGTATCCGGAAGTAGCCGATTCGTTGGTAAAAGTGGTAGGAATCATCATAAATATGAGTGTCACTACCATCATCTTTACACTCATATTTAAAATATTACCCGATGCCAAAATCAAAAGCAAAGACGTTTGCATCGGAGCTGTTGTAACCACCATACTGCTACTGATAGGTCAATGGGGAATTTCCTTTTATATAGGAATAGCCAATGTGGGAACCGTCTATGGGGCTGCTGCGTTCATGGTGGTTTTCGTCACTTGGATTTATTATTCTTCCATCATCATATATACCGGTGCAGAGTTTACCAAAGCATGGGCAAACGAAATGGGAGGTAAAATTTTCCCCGACGAATATGCAGTAGCCACCAAAACCATTGAAATACACGAAGACAAGCCTATCGAATAATCTAGAATAAAAAATCACTTCTTCCGTGACGATTCATTCTCAGTATCACGACATGTTTTCGTATACTGTTTCAGATGCTTTCTCATTTGTTCGAAACGGACAAAGCCCAAGAAAAACAAGAAGATTCCGGCTATAATACATCCCCACGCCAGCCCATCCAAACGTGAAATGCTTTCAATTTGAAATATCCCTATCCCCACAGTCAAAAGGTAAAGTGCCATACGGATATATGCAAACAAAGTTCTTTCATTAGCCAGCTTGGTTCTTTCAAGTGCCAGATGATCACGAAGTATCAACTCTTTATCATTCTCAAAGTTATCGGTAAATGTCAGCATAATTATATTAAGGTAACTGTATCTTAAACGTTTATTTAAAACAATAATTGAGTACAATAGTTCAGGAAACAGAATCTCCATTTATCAAATGACACTGACAGATCCCCCAATCCTGACCAATTTACCGTACACTAAAATCATTTTTAGTTATACTTTTCACAACTGGCTAATTAAATTTATGTAAGTAGAAAAATCTCTTCATAAAAAATAATTCTTGGGATACAAATAACAAGTTATTAAAATACAAAAGACTTGTTATTTGCACACAAGAATCAAATTATAAGGAAATGACGTTAACAATGTTAATTGAAACAAACTCCAATAACAAGTAAAATCTTGCACAATGCTATGCCACTAACCTTTTTTCATTAAACCAACGTACAGGGATCTTTCTGCTTAACAAAACATTGCGACAGTAGTACGGCAAACGGGGTATCATATACTCTGGCTTTCTGTGGGCATCCCTTTACACAGGCACAACATTTAATGCAGCGTTCGGCATCCGTATTCAACTCGTCACCTTTGGCTATGGCGCTTACAGGACACATTTTCGCACACGCACCGCAGTGAGTACACAAAGATTCATCTTCCACCCAAGGAGTACGGGGAAGGGGAACTCCACTTTTACGCAAGGCAATCACTTTCCGCAAAAAGCGAAACAATGGAAAAAAAGGCTGACGCGGACGCCGGATTTTACGGACATCGACCGCATATAATTTTTCCGGTTCGGTAGCAGATGCTATTTTATCTGAAATCTGCTTTCCAAAATCGGCTGCCACAGCAAGGTCACGTTCGTCAGGACGTCCGGCAGCTACGGGATATTTTTCTGTACTATAAGAGTGTTCTCCTATGAAAGTAGCACCGGCAATCACTTTAAACCCCTGTTGAATAGCCCAATAATCAAGTTCCATCAACGATTTTTCGTAAGCACGGTTACCGTATACCACCACGATAACCGCCGGAGTATTACTTCCGCGCACACTTGCCAGACGATCCATGGCCAAAGGGGCTACACGACCTCCATATACCGGCACGACAATAATAGCTAATGCAGATTCGGCAATCACTAAATCCTGAGTTGCCTGTTGTGTTAAATTCGTGTTTATCACATTTGTTATTCCGGTTCCACGAACAATTGCCTCTCCAACTTGTTTAGAGGTGTGGGTAGGCGAGAAATAAATCAAATGGACTTCGTTTGCTGTCATAATAGTTACTTTTTATGCAACAAAGGTACACTTTTATGAAGAAAAAAAGAGTAAACGAAGACAAAAACCAAAATTATTTATTATCTTTGCGGCGTTGAAACATTCCGAACCCCTCCAACGGGAGACAAATTCGGATTTCCGATTCAGCCAAACATCCCTAATTCATCATTTAAAGATTATTGCGTTTGTTAAGTTTCCGACCTCTGCGTCGCAGCTTCAGCCGTACGTATTTCAACGAATAAAATTAAAATATTTAAATAACTCACTATACTGTATGTATAACATCATTCAATTGAACGACAAGAATTTGTCGGAACTACAAGCTATTGCCCAGGAATTGGGTATCAAAAAAACAGACTCACTTAAGAAAGAAGAACTTGTCTACAAAATCCTCGACGAACAAGCCATAGCCGGAGCTACTAAAAAGGTAGCTGCCGACAAACTGAAAGAGGAACGCAAAGAAGATAAGAAAAAACGCTCTCGGGTGACAGTAAAGAAGGAAAACGCCGACAAGGTTTTCTCTTCTACCAAGAATGGAGAAGTAACCAAAACAGATGCCAAAACACCTGCAGCCAAAACACAGCCACAACCTAAAACAACAGAACCGACCCCAGAAACAGCTAAAGAGGCAAATGCCGAAACAAACGCCACTCCGGCCGAATCTGTCAAAGTGACACCTTATGCCACTCCGAAAAAGAAACCGGGACGTCCCCGTAAAAATCAGGTAGAAACAGAAGCTAAACCCGCAGAAGAAACTACCGAAAAACCGGAAACAGTACCATCGGCACAAGAAGAAAAGCCCGCTGCCCAACCGGAAACAGAAAAACGTCCCATCAGCAAACCGATTCTCAAACCCAAACCGGCCGTTGTAGACGAAGAAAGCTCGATCCTCTCGGATATAGATGCAGACGATGATTTTATCCCCATCGAAGACCTGCCTTCGGAAAAAGTAGAATTGCCAACCGAACTGTTCGGCAAATTTGAATCGACCAAAGCCGAAGCAGCAACAGCCCCCGAACCTGTGGCACAACCCCAACGCCCGCGTGTGATTCGCCCACGAGACAACAATAACAACAACAATTACAACAACAATAATAATAACCAACGCAACAATAACCAGCGTCAGCCTGTACAACAGCGTCCCATGCCGCAACAAAATGCCGCCGAAGCCGCACCCGTTCAGGAACGCCGCGTGATTGAACGTGAGAAACCTTATGAATTTGATGATATCCTCACCGGAACCGGTGTATTGGAAATCATGCAGGATGGTTACGGATTCCTCCGTTCGTCAGATTATAACTACCTCTCTTCACCGGACGATATCTACGTTTCGCAATCCCAGATCAAACTATTCGGTCTGAAGACCGGTGACGTAGTAGAAGGTGTAATCCGTCCGCCCAAAGAAGGCGAAAAATACTTCCCGCTGGTAAAGGTTTCTAAAATCAACGGACGTGATGCCGCTTTCGTACGTGACCGTGTACCGTTCGACCATCTCACTCCGCTGTTCCCGGACGAAAAGTTCAAGCTTTGCAAGGGAGGCTACTCCGACTCGATGTCGGCACGTGTAGTCGACCTCTTTTCACCAATCGGTAAAGGACAGCGTGCCTTGATCGTGGCTCAGCCCAAGACCGGTAAAACCATCCTGATGAAAGAAATCGCCAATGCCATCGCTGCCAACCATCCGGAAGTATATATGATCATGTTGTTGATTGACGAACGTCCGGAAGAAGTAACCGACATGGCCCGCAGTGTCAATGCGGAAGTGATTGCTTCTACATTCGACGAACCTGCCGAACGCCATGTGAAAATTGCCGGCATCGTACTCGAAA containing:
- a CDS encoding alpha-amylase — its product is MENGVMMQYFEWNLPNDGNLWKQLKEDASHLHEIGVTAVWIPPAYKADEQQDEGYATYDLYDLGEFDQKETVRTKYGTKEELKEMIDELHKNHISVYLDVVLNHKAGGDFTEKFIVVEVDPNDRTQALGKPFEIQGWTGYSFHGRKDKYSDFKWHWYHFSGTGFDDAKKRSGIFQIQGEGKAWSEGVDNENGNYDFLLCNDIDLDHPEVVTELNRWGKWVSKELNLDGMRLDAIKHMKDKFIAQFLDAVRSERGDKFYAVGEYWNGDLNTLDAYIKSVGHKVNLFDVPLHYNLFQASQEGKNYDLQNILKNTLVGHHCDLAVTFVDNHDSQSGSSLESQIEDWFKPLAYGLILLIKDGYPCLFYGDYYGVKGENSPHTQIINILLDARRKYAYGDQIEYFDHPSAIGFIRTGDEEHVGSGLVFLMSNDEAGSKKMDLGEEHKGEIWHEITGNIQQEITLDEKGSGEFSVNTRNIAVWIKKN
- a CDS encoding DUF202 domain-containing protein, which encodes MLTFTDNFENDKELILRDHLALERTKLANERTLFAYIRMALYLLTVGIGIFQIESISRLDGLAWGCIIAGIFLFFLGFVRFEQMRKHLKQYTKTCRDTENESSRKK
- a CDS encoding 4Fe-4S binding protein, whose translation is MTANEVHLIYFSPTHTSKQVGEAIVRGTGITNVINTNLTQQATQDLVIAESALAIIVVPVYGGRVAPLAMDRLASVRGSNTPAVIVVVYGNRAYEKSLMELDYWAIQQGFKVIAGATFIGEHSYSTEKYPVAAGRPDERDLAVAADFGKQISDKIASATEPEKLYAVDVRKIRRPRQPFFPLFRFLRKVIALRKSGVPLPRTPWVEDESLCTHCGACAKMCPVSAIAKGDELNTDAERCIKCCACVKGCPQKARVYDTPFAVLLSQCFVKQKDPCTLV
- a CDS encoding YihY/virulence factor BrkB family protein, which encodes MEIHSERKKRLSLSLLFKIIKDTVWGFIDDSVMRLSASLAYATLFSIIPFLSLLVTVGVFFHMDLANQLYVQLQPIVGPEVTEALRSIIENAENTDSSRSAAFVSLGISILGATTIFAEIQSSLNSIWGIKAVPKKSWLKFIKNRILSFSIILVFAFILLITFTITNIIGELSQKFIFKYPEVADSLVKVVGIIINMSVTTIIFTLIFKILPDAKIKSKDVCIGAVVTTILLLIGQWGISFYIGIANVGTVYGAAAFMVVFVTWIYYSSIIIYTGAEFTKAWANEMGGKIFPDEYAVATKTIEIHEDKPIE
- the rho gene encoding transcription termination factor Rho; amino-acid sequence: MYNIIQLNDKNLSELQAIAQELGIKKTDSLKKEELVYKILDEQAIAGATKKVAADKLKEERKEDKKKRSRVTVKKENADKVFSSTKNGEVTKTDAKTPAAKTQPQPKTTEPTPETAKEANAETNATPAESVKVTPYATPKKKPGRPRKNQVETEAKPAEETTEKPETVPSAQEEKPAAQPETEKRPISKPILKPKPAVVDEESSILSDIDADDDFIPIEDLPSEKVELPTELFGKFESTKAEAATAPEPVAQPQRPRVIRPRDNNNNNNYNNNNNNQRNNNQRQPVQQRPMPQQNAAEAAPVQERRVIEREKPYEFDDILTGTGVLEIMQDGYGFLRSSDYNYLSSPDDIYVSQSQIKLFGLKTGDVVEGVIRPPKEGEKYFPLVKVSKINGRDAAFVRDRVPFDHLTPLFPDEKFKLCKGGYSDSMSARVVDLFSPIGKGQRALIVAQPKTGKTILMKEIANAIAANHPEVYMIMLLIDERPEEVTDMARSVNAEVIASTFDEPAERHVKIAGIVLEKAKRLVECGHDVVIFLDSITRLARAYNTVSPASGKVLSGGVDANALHKPKRFFGAARNIENGGSLTIIATALIDTGSKMDEVIFEEFKGTGNMELQLDRNLSNKRIFPAVNIVASSTRRDDLLLDKQTLDRMWILRKYLSDMNPIEAMDFVKDRLEKTKDNDEFLMSMNS